The following coding sequences are from one Nicotiana tomentosiformis chromosome 3, ASM39032v3, whole genome shotgun sequence window:
- the LOC138907438 gene encoding uncharacterized protein, which translates to MTIGNITSPSDVTLVDDKGNSSSSRPTAFHPDDYTHPCHPLYVHPSDVLGASLVYTPFDGTSYGSWRQNILIALSMRNKLNFINGTTEKPPVGSPVVRQWQCCNDLFVSWLTNSLTKEISRSVEYSELAKDIWRELEERYGMADVYGILLSDEKQRKVSSISQFPSNSACFIAGVSKQPFPSKVTIGNAGGPAMHTESEQLYTLHGLTKDQYSQLITLLQQSHLSASPTTPNLLASANFAGSKRNIFDMLKAFIATVETHFHIKVQTVRSDNALELGSSLFGSQYFSAKGIVNQTSCPHTPQQNGVVKRKHIHLLDTARSLLFQSHLLIRLWGNCVLIATYLINMFPSPLLSHKSPFELLYGYKLYNLESHSCFVSRDIVFHEHIFPFLKTSSVSSSMCPFPFSACFDDLFPASHPVHAPSLGVSPIPSYFPSISLASTFFVPSVSTPSSSSSAPQSSSSHSPVSSSPSPASPHLRSSSLVESTSDPPPPISSQLNVLEPSSYSQEAVVPEWQAATRAEFEALEANNT; encoded by the exons ATGACGATTGGTAACATTACTTCTCCTTCCGATGTTACTCTTGTTGATGACAAAGGAAACTCTTCTTCCTCTCGTCCTACTGCTTTCCATCCTGATGACTATACTCACCCGTGCCATCCTCTTTATGTACATCCGTCCGATGTATTAGGAGCCTCTCTAGTCTACACTCCTTTCGATGGCACTAGCTATGGAAGTTGGCGTCAAAATATTCTGATCGCCCTATCTATGCGCAATAAATTGAACTTTATAAATGGCACTACTGAAAAACCACCTGTTGGTTCCCCTGTAGTCAGGCAATGGCAATGTTGTAATGATTTATTTGTATCTTGGCTGACCAATTCTCTCACCAAGGAGATTTCCCGCAGTGTTGAGTATTCAGAACTGGCCAAAGACATTTGGCGTGAGTTAGAGGAGAGATATGGTATGGCTGATG TTTATGGAATTCTACTAAGTGATGAGAAACAAAGGAAAGTATCTTCCATTTCTCAGTTTCCTTCAAACTCAGCTTGTTTTATTGCTGGAGTGTCCAAGCAGCCTTTCCCTTCCAAGGTCACT ATTGGAAATGCTGGTGGTCCTGCCATGCATACTGAGTCTGAGCAGCTTTACACTTTGCATGGGTTGACGAAGGATCAGTACTCTCAGTTGATCACTTTGCTTCAACAGTCTCACCTCTCTGCTTCTCCTACTACTCCAAACCTTTTGGCTTCTGCTAATTTTGCTG GGtccaaaagaaatatttttgataTGTTGAAAGCCTTTATTGCCACGGTAGAGACTCATTTTCACATTAAGGTGCAAACTGTAAGAAGCGATAATGCATTAGAATTGGGGTCTAGTCTTTTTGGTTCTCAATATTTCTCTGCTAAGGGAATTGTGAATCAAACCTCTTGCCCTCATactcctcaacaaaatggggtggtGAAGAGGAAGCATATACATTTGCTTGATACTGCTAGGTCTTTACTTTTTCAGTCCCATCTTCTCATTAGATTATGGGGTAATTGTGTCTTGATAGCCACCTATTTGATCAACATGTTTCCTTCTCCCCTTTTGTCTCACAAAAGCCCTTTTGAACTTCTTTATG GCTACAAGTTGTACAATTTGGAGTCTCATTCCTGTTTTGTTTCCAGGGATATAGTATTTCATGAACACATTTTCCCTTTTCTCAAGACCTCTTCTGTCTCTTCTAGTATGTGTCCTTTCCCTTTCTCTGCTTGTTTTGATGACTTGTTTCCTGCCTCTCACCCTGTTCATGCTCCCTCCTTGGGTGTAAGCCCTATTCCTTCTTATTTTCCTTCTATCTCTCTTGCTTCCACTTTTTTTGTTCCTTCTGTTTCCACtccttcttcctcctcttctGCACCTCAATCTTCCTCATCTCATTCTCCTGTTTCATCATCTCCTTCTCCTGCTTCTCCTCATTTGAGAAG CTCCTCCTTAGTTGAATCCACCTCTGATCCTCCACCTCCTATTTCTAGTCAGTTGAATGTTCTTGAGCCTTCATCTTATTCTCAGGAAGCAGTTGTTCCAGAATGGCAGGCTGCCACGAGAGCTGAATTTGAGGCTTTGGAGGCTAACAACACATAG
- the LOC108946079 gene encoding uncharacterized mitochondrial protein AtMg00810-like produces MLYTPFRVFLHQKKFINDLLKEFHCDVCTPTVCPLELNEKLKDSVGEPLPNPEVYRNLIRKLNFLTLTRPDLSFAVQHLSQFMQKPCVPHTKSALHLLRYLNGTSDPEIFLNNSSYFSVQVYCDSDWGSCPDSRRSVTSFCILLGGSLVCWKSKKQAVISLSSAEAEYRSLSKTTIHIIKNHVFHERTKHIELDCHFVRTKLADGLVTLLYTSSSTQMADVFTKSLPGATHHSHLSKLGCLITLQLEEGCSDN; encoded by the exons ATGTTGTACACTCCATTCAGGGTTTTCCTTCATCAGAAGAAATTTATCAATGATTTGCTAAAGGAGTTTCATTGTGATGTTTGTACCCCTACTGTCTGCCCTCTTGAATTGAATGAGAAATTAAAGGACTCTGTTGGTGAGCCTTTGCCCAATCCTGAAGTCTACAGAAATCTCATACGGAAGTTGAATTTTCTCACTCTCACCAGGCCAGACCTCTCATTTGCTGTGCAACACCTTAGCCAATTTATGCAGAAACCTTGTGTTCCTCATACGAAATCTGCCCTCCACCTCCTGAGGTATCTGAATGGTACTTCTGATCCTGAGATTTTTCTTAATAACTCCTCATATTTTTCTGTCCAGGTTTATTGTGATAGTGATTGGGGATCTTGTCCTGATAGCAGAAGATCAGTGACTAGTTTCTGCATCCTGTTAGGTGGCAGTTTGGTTTGCTGGAAATCTAAGAAGCAGGCGGTTATCTCTCTTTCTTCAGCTGAAGCTGAATATAGGTCTTTGAGCAAG ACTACAATTCACATTATTAAGAACCATGTGTTCCATGAAAGGACCAAGCATATTGAGCTGGATTGTCACTTTGTTCGCACCAAGCTGGCTGATGGTTTGGTTACCCTGCTCTATACTTCCAGTTCCACTCAAATGGCTGATGTATTCACCAAAAGTCTGCCTGGTGCTACCCATCATTCACATTTGTCCAAGTTGGGGTGTCTTATCACACTCCAACTTGAAGAGGGGTGTTCGGATAACTGA